A single window of Taeniopygia guttata chromosome 1, bTaeGut7.mat, whole genome shotgun sequence DNA harbors:
- the ATP6V1A gene encoding V-type proton ATPase catalytic subunit A — MDFSKLPKIRDEDREAFVGYVYGVSGPVVTACNMAGAAMYELVRVGHSELVGEIIRLEGDLATVQVYEETSGVSVGDPVLRTGKPLSVELGPGIMGAIFDGIQRPLSDISTLTKSIYIPRGVNVSALSRDVKWDFTPSKNLRVGSHITGGDIYGVVNENSLIKHKIMLPPRNRGTVTYIAPPGNYDTSDVVLELEFEGVKEKFTMVQVWPVRQVRPVTEKLPANHPLLTGQRVLDALFPCVQGGTTAIPGAFGCGKTVISQSLSKYSNSDVIIYVGCGERGNEMSEVLRDFPELTMEVDGKVESIMKRTALVANTSNMPVAAREASIYTGITLSEYFRDMGYHVSMMADSTSRWAEALREISGRLAEMPADSGYPAYLGARLASFYERAGRVKCLGNPEREGSVSIVGAVSPPGGDFSDPVTSATLGIVQVFWGLDKKLAQRKHFPSVNWLISYSKYTRALDEYYDKHFTEFVPLRTKAKEILQEEEDLAEIVQLVGKASLAETDKITLEVAKLIKDDFLQQNGYTPYDRFCPFYKTVGMLSNMIAFYDMARRAVETTAQSDNKITWSIIRENMSEILYRLTSMKFKDPVKDGETKIKADYAQLFEDMQNAFRSLED, encoded by the exons ATGGACTTCtccaaactccccaaaattcGTGATGAGGACAGAGAGGCTTTTGTTGGCTATGTTTATGGAGTCTCAGGACCTG TGGTCACAGCCTGCAACATGGCAGGTGCTGCCATGTATGAGCTGGTACGAGTGGGACACAGCGAACTGGTGGGGGAGATCATCCGGCTGGAAGGGGATCTGGCCACTGTCCAGGTGTATGAGGAAACTT CTGGTGTCTCTGTAGGAGATCCTGTGCTCCGTACTGGGAAGCCCCTATCCGTGGAACTGGGGCCTGGCATAATGGGAGCTATTTTTGATGGCATCCAGAGACCTCTCTCGGACATCAGCACTCTGACCAAAAGTATCTATATCCCTAGAGGTGTCAACGTGTCAGCTTTGAGCCGAGATGTCAAATGGGACTTCACACCTTCCAAAAATCTGCGG GTTGGCAGCCATATCACTGGTGGAGATATTTATGGTGTGGTGAATGAAAACTCCCTGATCAAACATAAAATAATGCTGCCCCCACGGAATAGGGGTACAGTTACATACATTGCTCCTCCAGGAAACTATGACACTTCA GATGTTGTGTTAGAGCTGGAGTTTGAAGGCGTAAAGGAGAAGTTCACCATGGTGCAGGTGTGGCCTGTACGCCAAGTCCGTCCTGTTACCGAGAAGTTACCAGCCAATCATCCTTTATTAACTGGCCAACGAGTCCTGGATGCCCTCTTCCC GTGTGTACAAGGGGGTACAACAGCGATTCCTGGGGCATTTGGTTGTGGAAAGACTGTGATCTCACAGTCTCTTTCAAAGTACTCCAACAGTGATGTCATCATTTATGTAGGCTGTGGAGAACGAGGAAATGAAATGTCTGAAGTACTGAGAGATTTCCCTGAG TTAACAATGGAAGTTGATGGCAAGGTAGAAAGCATCATGAAGAGAACAGCTCTGGTAGCAAATACTTCCAACATGCCTGTGGCTGCCAGAGAAGCCTCCATCTATACTG GAATTACCCTGTCTGAGTATTTCCGGGATATGGGCTACCACGTCAGTATGATGGCAGACTCTACTTCCCGATGGGCTGAGGCCCTCAGGGAAATCTCAGGGCGACTGGCTGAAATGCCAGCTG ACAGTGGTTATCCAGCCTACCTCGGTGCCCGTCTGGCCTCTTTCTACGAGCGAGCTGGGAGAGTGAAGTGTCTGGGAAATCCTGAGAGGGAAGGCAGCGTCAGCATTGTTGGAGC TGTCTCTCCCCCAGGTGGTGACTTCTCTGATCCTGTCACATCTGCTACCCTGGGCATTGTCCAG GTTTTCTGGGGCCTGGATAAGAAGCTGGCCCAGCGCAAGCACTTTCCATCTGTGAACTGGCTGATCAGCTACAGCAAATACACACGAGCCCTGGATGAATACTACGACAAGCATTTCACAGAATTTGTCCCTCTCAGGACAAAGGCCAAAGAGATCCTACAGGAGGAAGAGGACCTTGCAGAGATTGTGCAGCTTGTTGGGAAG GCTTCCTTGGCAGAAACAGATAAAATTACCTTGGAGGTTGCCAAGCTGATAAAAGATGACTTCTTGCAGCAGAATGGTTACACGCCTTATGACAG GTTCTGCCCTTTCTATAAAACAGTGGGAATGCTTTCCAACATGATTGCATTTTATGACATGGCACGCCGTGCTGTAGAAACCACAGCTCAGAGTGACAATAAGATCACGTGGTCCATCATCCGAGAGAACATGAGCGAAATCCTCTACAGACTTACCTCCATGAAGTTCAAG GACCCTGTCAAAGATGGTGAAACAAAAATCAAGGCGGACTATGCTCAGCTGTTTGAGGATATGCAGAATGCATTTCGTAGTCTGGAAGACTAG